From Streptomyces durmitorensis, a single genomic window includes:
- a CDS encoding SCO5717 family growth-regulating ATPase, with translation MNSDRDEIRGGWDTPVDDQSDAESAAETTGEFTIDYAPPAWYTQNASGSAGETPSASPSSPSSPSAPSAPSAAASPPVSSPAVSPSAEPAAPPVVPEPPAPPVRPTAVPKLPVGSGFQPQADWSAPTAPSPVAPAPVAPVAPAPDSPPEPAAPSAASEGGSPSGGAADWSGAVAGVASSVHVTGVVPKPEVPSEPDPEPEPEPEHEAEAEAEPASVSPAAVEPVAEPVAESNGDLESGATMRFSSAALKREIEERAAAEAPQDDADVDSDAGAAAGAGADSDVDVDADEVVTASSESSESSESSGVDELGEGDPGLDSADDRHVDDVSPSGESEPEPVGEADSDDGDSLSDNRVEDSADSGDVDGADVADEIRDAVPEDAAPEDAAPAAPVDEVQDSVPPSWTPPPAPHGGLPPLPPAFQPAAPTSAPQWPVPVQASTPPPAEPTPVAEPVQPPVPQAPQAPQVPQVPQVPQQAEPSPAPAPAPVQAAPPAWPSPTGPVAPSPVAPATPVADAPAPPAGYGFPQAGAPAPAPTPAPAPAPVAPAPQAPVPPSGYGFPQQGAPAPYKPNSPAAQGSYGFPQPPAPQAQQPLPPAVAQPQPQQAPQVQPQPQPQPPHQQQQPPQPLPAQQQAQAQPQAQPPAQPQPPIDPRTGAAWPQAVQHDQRERTNPGAPLGYTAAVELSSDRLLRNTKPKAKSSRPAAGGSRFKLGGKKEEAERQRKLELIRTPVLSCYRIAVISLKGGVGKTTTTTALGSTLATERQDKILAIDANPDAGTLGRRVRRETGATIRDLVQAIPYLNSYMDIRRFTSQAASGLEIIANDVDPAVSTTFNDEDYRRAIDVLGKQYPIILTDSGTGLLYSAMRGVLDLADQLIIISTPSVDGASSASTTLDWLSAHGYADLVSRSITVISGVRETGKMIKVDDIVSHFETRCRGVVVIPFDEHLAAGAEVDLDMMRPKVREAYFNLSAMVAEDFVRAQQQQGLWTSDGNPPPVVAPPLPGQGAYPGQQAPAPGQQPYPGQAPAPGQAPYPGQGPVPGQAPQQPYVPQPPPQQQPPQQQPHPQPGGQPYPQQPGAPQGWQNAAPPQGAAPAAPAPGQPFQAPQGQPQGGQAPPPVQPGQPFQPGAPYQPQPPAPEAPQQ, from the coding sequence GTGAACAGCGATCGGGACGAGATCCGCGGGGGCTGGGACACACCCGTCGATGATCAGTCCGACGCGGAGTCCGCTGCCGAGACGACGGGCGAGTTCACCATCGACTACGCCCCGCCTGCCTGGTACACGCAGAATGCGTCCGGCAGTGCGGGGGAGACTCCTTCGGCGTCGCCTTCTTCGCCTTCTTCGCCTTCCGCACCTTCCGCGCCTTCCGCGGCTGCGTCCCCGCCGGTTTCTTCACCAGCGGTTTCGCCTTCTGCGGAGCCTGCCGCTCCTCCCGTTGTTCCTGAGCCGCCGGCTCCGCCGGTGCGGCCGACTGCCGTGCCGAAGCTGCCTGTGGGGAGCGGGTTCCAGCCGCAGGCGGACTGGTCTGCGCCGACTGCTCCTTCCCCGGTTGCTCCTGCTCCGGTTGCTCCTGTCGCGCCTGCTCCGGACTCACCTCCGGAGCCTGCTGCTCCTTCGGCTGCGTCGGAGGGCGGTTCGCCTTCGGGGGGTGCCGCTGACTGGAGTGGTGCCGTTGCTGGTGTCGCCTCCTCTGTGCATGTGACCGGTGTTGTTCCCAAGCCTGAGGTTCCGTCGGAGCCGGATCCGGAGCCGGAGCCTGAGCCGGAACACGAGGCCGAGGCCGAGGCCGAGCCTGCTTCCGTGTCTCCTGCTGCGGTCGAGCCCGTCGCCGAGCCTGTTGCCGAGAGCAATGGCGATCTCGAGAGTGGCGCCACCATGCGGTTCTCCTCTGCCGCCCTGAAGCGGGAGATCGAGGAGCGGGCCGCCGCTGAGGCTCCGCAGGACGATGCCGATGTGGATTCGGATGCGGGTGCGGCTGCGGGTGCGGGTGCAGATTCCGATGTGGATGTGGATGCCGACGAGGTTGTCACTGCTTCCTCTGAGTCCTCTGAGTCCTCTGAGTCCTCTGGCGTGGATGAGTTGGGCGAGGGCGACCCTGGTCTTGACTCTGCCGATGACCGCCACGTAGACGATGTGTCGCCTTCTGGTGAGTCCGAGCCTGAGCCCGTTGGAGAGGCCGACTCGGACGACGGCGATTCCCTCTCGGATAATCGCGTCGAGGACTCCGCAGATTCCGGTGATGTCGACGGTGCCGACGTCGCCGATGAGATCCGTGACGCTGTTCCGGAGGATGCCGCTCCCGAGGACGCCGCGCCTGCCGCGCCCGTCGACGAAGTCCAGGACTCCGTGCCGCCGTCCTGGACTCCGCCGCCAGCGCCCCACGGTGGGCTTCCGCCGCTGCCGCCCGCCTTCCAGCCCGCCGCGCCCACGTCGGCGCCGCAGTGGCCCGTGCCCGTCCAGGCCTCGACGCCGCCGCCCGCGGAGCCGACGCCGGTTGCCGAGCCCGTGCAGCCGCCGGTGCCGCAAGCGCCCCAAGCGCCCCAGGTGCCCCAGGTGCCCCAGGTGCCCCAGCAGGCTGAGCCCTCGCCTGCGCCTGCGCCTGCGCCTGTTCAGGCTGCGCCTCCCGCTTGGCCTTCGCCCACCGGGCCTGTGGCTCCCTCTCCGGTCGCGCCCGCGACGCCAGTCGCCGATGCTCCGGCGCCTCCGGCTGGGTACGGGTTCCCGCAGGCCGGTGCGCCTGCTCCGGCACCTACGCCTGCTCCTGCTCCTGCTCCCGTGGCGCCTGCCCCTCAAGCGCCCGTCCCGCCGAGTGGTTATGGGTTCCCGCAGCAGGGGGCTCCTGCCCCGTACAAACCCAACTCCCCTGCCGCTCAGGGCAGTTACGGGTTCCCGCAGCCGCCTGCGCCTCAGGCCCAGCAGCCGCTTCCGCCCGCCGTCGCGCAGCCTCAGCCGCAGCAGGCGCCCCAGGTCCAGCCCCAGCCGCAGCCGCAGCCCCCGCATCAACAGCAGCAGCCCCCGCAGCCGCTCCCGGCCCAGCAGCAGGCGCAGGCACAGCCGCAGGCACAGCCCCCGGCGCAGCCCCAGCCGCCCATCGATCCCCGCACAGGTGCCGCCTGGCCGCAGGCCGTGCAGCACGATCAGCGGGAGCGGACCAACCCCGGCGCCCCGCTCGGCTACACCGCCGCCGTCGAGCTGTCCTCCGACCGGCTGCTTCGCAACACCAAGCCGAAGGCCAAGAGCAGCAGGCCCGCAGCCGGCGGGTCGCGGTTCAAGCTCGGCGGCAAGAAGGAAGAGGCCGAGCGGCAGCGGAAGTTGGAGCTGATCCGGACTCCGGTTCTGTCCTGCTATCGGATCGCTGTCATCAGCCTCAAGGGTGGGGTGGGCAAGACCACCACCACTACCGCGCTCGGGTCGACGCTCGCCACCGAGCGGCAGGACAAGATCCTCGCGATCGACGCCAACCCCGACGCGGGCACGCTCGGGCGACGGGTGCGGCGCGAGACCGGGGCCACCATCCGTGACCTCGTCCAGGCGATCCCGTACCTCAACTCGTACATGGACATCCGGCGCTTCACCTCGCAGGCCGCGTCCGGGCTCGAGATCATCGCCAATGACGTCGACCCGGCCGTCTCGACGACCTTCAACGACGAGGACTACCGGCGCGCCATCGACGTACTGGGGAAGCAGTACCCGATCATCCTCACCGACTCGGGTACGGGGCTGCTCTACAGCGCCATGCGGGGCGTTCTCGACCTCGCCGATCAGCTGATCATCATTTCCACGCCCTCCGTGGACGGCGCCAGCAGTGCGTCCACGACGTTGGACTGGCTGTCCGCCCATGGGTACGCCGACCTTGTGTCGCGTTCCATCACCGTCATCTCGGGAGTCCGCGAGACCGGGAAGATGATCAAGGTCGACGACATCGTGTCGCACTTCGAGACGCGGTGCCGGGGCGTTGTCGTCATTCCCTTCGACGAGCATCTTGCCGCCGGTGCCGAGGTCGATCTCGACATGATGCGGCCGAAGGTGCGGGAGGCGTACTTCAACCTTTCGGCAATGGTTGCCGAGGACTTCGTGCGGGCTCAGCAGCAGCAGGGGCTCTGGACCTCCGACGGCAATCCGCCGCCGGTCGTGGCTCCGCCTCTGCCTGGCCAGGGGGCCTATCCCGGTCAGCAGGCGCCCGCGCCTGGGCAGCAGCCTTACCCGGGGCAGGCGCCTGCGCCTGGGCAGGCACCGTATCCGGGACAGGGGCCGGTGCCCGGGCAGGCGCCGCAGCAGCCGTACGTTCCCCAGCCGCCGCCGCAGCAGCAACCTCCGCAGCAGCAGCCTCACCCTCAGCCGGGTGGGCAGCCGTATCCGCAGCAGCCGGGGGCTCCGCAGGGTTGGCAGAACGCCGCTCCTCCGCAGGGGGCCGCGCCTGCTGCCCCCGCTCCGGGGCAGCCGTTCCAGGCTCCTCAGGGGCAGCCTCAGGGTGGGCAGGCGCCGCCGCCCGTTCAGCCTGGGCAGCCGTTCCAGCCCGGGGCTCCCTATCAGCCGCAGCCTCCGGCGCCGGAAGCGCCTCAGCAGTAG
- a CDS encoding ABC transporter substrate-binding protein, with the protein MDTQDQHGRTRSHPTTKAPPRPRGRTRTRLPLLLAAGAGALALTAGLATPLNPAPDQAEAKADGKKTLTVAVAQSVDSLSPFLAQRLLSTSIHRLTYEYLTNYDAKDNHAIDGFATDWKPSADKLTWTYTIRDNSKWSDGKPATAEDAAWTFNKVMSKEGTATANSGFVANFKKVTAPSPTKLVIELKKPQATMAALDVPIVPKHVWEKVDDVSKFNNDKSFPIVGNGPFVLEDYKTDQYVKLKANKNFWRGAPKFDELVFKTYKDQDAAVAALKKGEVSFVAGQPALTPAQAAELKGTENVKVNEGPGRRFFALATNPGAQTRDRKKFGDGHPALLDKKVRQALFLSVDREALVDKVFQGQAVEGEGYIPPRFSEYAWKPSADQKLSYDPKKAAQLLDDAGYKKNGDGKRVGKDGKPLDFRILCHATDPNDKAVGKYLKEWWGDLGIGLKVNCLDDVSVPWYAGEYDLAFDGWSVNPDPDFVLGIHSCAALPVKAKESAATDNFICDKKYDELYNKQLAEYDPTKRAETVKEMQSWLYDSGYMNILAYPNAVEAYRTDQIKSITTMPTAAGNIYGQDGYWSWWSAVPADGKSSSKDGSSTGVIIGIAAAAVVLVGGGVLFALRRRSTAEDRE; encoded by the coding sequence ATGGATACACAAGATCAGCACGGCAGAACACGGTCTCACCCCACCACGAAGGCACCCCCACGGCCCCGCGGCCGCACCCGCACCCGCCTCCCGCTCCTCCTGGCGGCCGGAGCCGGCGCCCTCGCCCTCACCGCGGGCCTTGCCACTCCCCTGAACCCGGCCCCTGACCAGGCCGAGGCCAAGGCGGACGGCAAGAAGACCCTCACCGTCGCGGTGGCCCAGAGCGTCGACTCGCTCAGTCCCTTCCTCGCTCAGCGGCTGCTCAGCACCAGCATCCACCGCCTGACGTACGAGTACCTGACGAACTACGACGCCAAGGACAACCACGCCATCGATGGCTTCGCCACCGACTGGAAGCCGTCCGCCGACAAGCTGACCTGGACCTACACCATCCGGGACAACTCCAAGTGGTCCGACGGCAAGCCGGCGACGGCCGAGGACGCAGCCTGGACGTTCAACAAGGTGATGTCGAAGGAAGGCACCGCCACCGCCAACTCCGGCTTCGTCGCCAACTTCAAGAAGGTGACGGCCCCGAGCCCCACCAAGCTCGTCATCGAGCTCAAGAAGCCGCAGGCCACCATGGCCGCGCTCGACGTGCCGATCGTCCCGAAGCACGTGTGGGAGAAGGTCGACGACGTCTCCAAGTTCAACAACGACAAGTCCTTCCCCATCGTCGGCAACGGCCCCTTCGTCCTGGAGGACTACAAGACCGACCAGTACGTGAAGCTGAAGGCCAACAAGAACTTCTGGCGCGGTGCGCCCAAGTTCGACGAGCTGGTCTTCAAGACGTACAAGGACCAGGACGCGGCCGTCGCGGCGCTCAAGAAGGGCGAGGTCTCCTTCGTGGCCGGGCAGCCCGCCCTCACCCCGGCGCAGGCCGCCGAGCTCAAGGGCACGGAGAACGTGAAGGTGAACGAGGGGCCCGGCCGGCGCTTCTTCGCCCTCGCCACCAACCCCGGCGCCCAGACCCGCGACCGCAAGAAGTTCGGTGACGGTCACCCGGCCCTCCTGGACAAGAAGGTCCGTCAGGCGCTCTTCCTCTCCGTGGACCGTGAGGCGCTGGTCGACAAGGTCTTCCAGGGCCAGGCCGTCGAGGGCGAGGGATACATTCCGCCTCGCTTCTCCGAGTACGCCTGGAAGCCCTCGGCCGACCAGAAGCTGTCGTACGACCCCAAGAAGGCGGCCCAACTCCTCGACGACGCGGGCTACAAGAAGAACGGCGACGGCAAGCGCGTCGGCAAGGACGGCAAGCCGCTCGACTTCCGCATCCTGTGTCACGCCACCGACCCGAACGACAAGGCCGTCGGGAAGTATCTGAAGGAGTGGTGGGGGGATCTCGGGATCGGGCTCAAGGTCAATTGTCTTGATGACGTGTCCGTGCCCTGGTACGCGGGTGAGTACGACCTCGCGTTCGACGGCTGGTCGGTCAACCCCGACCCGGACTTCGTCCTCGGCATCCACTCCTGCGCCGCGCTCCCGGTGAAGGCCAAGGAGAGCGCCGCGACCGACAACTTCATCTGCGACAAGAAGTACGACGAGCTCTACAACAAGCAGCTGGCGGAGTACGACCCGACCAAGCGCGCGGAGACTGTCAAGGAGATGCAGTCCTGGCTCTACGACTCCGGGTACATGAACATCCTTGCGTACCCGAACGCCGTCGAGGCCTACCGCACCGACCAGATCAAGTCCATCACCACCATGCCGACGGCCGCGGGCAACATCTACGGCCAGGACGGCTACTGGTCCTGGTGGTCAGCGGTGCCCGCGGATGGGAAGAGTTCCTCCAAGGATGGAAGCTCGACCGGTGTCATCATCGGTATCGCCGCCGCCGCGGTGGTGCTCGTCGGCGGTGGAGTCCTGTTCGCCCTGCGCCGCCGTTCGACCGCAGAGGACCGCGAGTAA
- a CDS encoding ABC transporter permease, whose amino-acid sequence MTADSNPALLDTEGAAATDDPVFAGPSARGPRARNTRAYLQYVAGKLGGAAVSLFAVLVTSFFLFRLIPGDPVKQMTGGKRVSAEQLDAMRKEFGLDQPVMTQFFDYCGNALTGDFGTSYQFHTPVMDKITDALPATLLLTGTAFVLYTLIGIWLGTRTAWRNGGLGDRVHTGLALTLYSVPSFWLGLLLIITFSVGVGPIPGLFPTGGLESGGETGFAYVLDVAHHMVLPVVTLVAVGYAQTLLVMRSSLLDEMGSDYLTTARAKGLRDDLVRRRHAVPNAMLPTVTLMFVNLGTVVAGAILVETVFSWPGLGGLFYAALSVPDLPLVQGLFFVFSAAVILMNTLADVIYPLLDPRVGR is encoded by the coding sequence ATGACCGCTGACAGCAATCCCGCACTGCTCGACACCGAGGGCGCCGCGGCGACCGACGATCCGGTATTCGCCGGGCCGTCGGCCCGCGGCCCCCGGGCCCGTAACACCCGTGCCTATCTCCAGTACGTGGCGGGCAAGCTGGGCGGCGCCGCCGTCTCGCTGTTCGCCGTCCTTGTCACCAGCTTCTTCCTGTTCCGTCTCATCCCGGGTGACCCGGTGAAGCAGATGACGGGCGGAAAGCGCGTGTCGGCCGAACAGCTGGACGCCATGCGCAAGGAGTTCGGCCTCGACCAGCCGGTCATGACGCAGTTCTTCGACTACTGCGGCAACGCACTGACCGGCGACTTCGGCACGTCGTACCAGTTCCACACGCCGGTGATGGACAAGATCACCGACGCGCTGCCCGCCACGCTCCTGCTCACCGGCACCGCGTTCGTGCTCTACACCCTCATCGGCATCTGGCTCGGCACCCGCACGGCCTGGCGCAACGGCGGGCTCGGGGACCGCGTCCACACGGGCCTTGCGCTCACCCTCTACTCCGTGCCGTCCTTCTGGCTCGGGCTTCTGCTCATCATCACCTTCTCGGTGGGGGTCGGTCCGATTCCCGGGCTCTTCCCGACCGGCGGGCTCGAATCCGGTGGCGAGACGGGCTTCGCGTACGTCCTCGACGTCGCGCACCACATGGTGCTCCCCGTCGTCACCCTGGTGGCGGTGGGATACGCGCAGACGCTCCTCGTGATGCGGTCGTCCCTGCTGGATGAGATGGGGAGCGACTATCTGACCACCGCGCGCGCCAAGGGGCTGCGGGACGATCTCGTACGCCGTCGTCATGCCGTCCCGAACGCGATGCTGCCCACCGTCACGCTGATGTTCGTGAACCTCGGCACGGTGGTGGCGGGCGCGATCCTCGTCGAGACGGTCTTCTCCTGGCCGGGGCTCGGCGGGCTGTTCTACGCCGCGCTCAGCGTGCCGGATCTGCCCCTCGTACAGGGTCTGTTCTTCGTCTTCTCCGCTGCGGTGATCCTCATGAACACCCTGGCCGACGTGATCTATCCGCTGCTCGATCCCCGGGTGGGCCGATGA
- a CDS encoding ABC transporter permease, producing MTTESAPTAPLKSPRSLAWARRRHSAARFWREYRTHRAGLFGLAALVLIALMAIFAPLLVGSDAQSVTEAPGKPMESPSGEFPLGTDQFGRDLLGLLVWGARMSLTVGLLAAVLSVTIGTLVGITAGHFKGWYSTVIMRITDWFLVMPTLVLAIALAAVLSGSIWTIILAIGVTTWPTTARLVRAQTLAVESRPYIERAQALGGGHGHIMTRHVLPNVMPLVLAQTTLVISSAILTEATLAFLGLGDPTGVSWGGLLQDAREAGAVSAGDWWYLAPPGLAIAVVALAFTLCGRAVESVLNPRLGVSR from the coding sequence ATGACGACCGAATCCGCACCGACCGCCCCGCTGAAGAGCCCGCGATCCCTCGCCTGGGCCCGCAGGCGGCACTCGGCCGCCCGCTTCTGGCGCGAGTACCGCACCCACCGGGCCGGGCTCTTCGGCCTGGCCGCGCTCGTCCTGATCGCGCTCATGGCGATCTTCGCGCCCCTCCTCGTCGGCTCGGACGCGCAGAGCGTGACCGAAGCTCCAGGTAAACCCATGGAGTCGCCGAGCGGTGAATTCCCCCTGGGCACCGACCAGTTCGGGCGCGATCTGCTCGGCCTACTGGTGTGGGGTGCGCGGATGTCGCTGACTGTCGGGCTGCTCGCCGCCGTCCTGTCGGTGACCATCGGCACCCTCGTGGGGATCACCGCCGGGCACTTCAAGGGCTGGTACTCCACCGTCATCATGCGCATCACCGACTGGTTCCTGGTGATGCCGACGCTGGTGCTCGCCATCGCGCTCGCCGCGGTGCTTTCCGGCTCGATCTGGACGATCATCCTGGCGATCGGCGTGACGACCTGGCCGACGACGGCGCGGCTCGTCCGCGCCCAGACCCTGGCCGTGGAGTCGCGCCCCTACATCGAACGCGCGCAGGCACTCGGCGGCGGCCACGGCCACATCATGACCCGGCACGTCCTGCCGAACGTCATGCCGCTCGTCCTCGCACAGACCACCCTGGTCATCTCCAGCGCCATCCTCACGGAGGCGACGCTCGCCTTCCTCGGCCTCGGCGACCCCACGGGCGTCTCCTGGGGCGGACTGCTCCAGGACGCGCGCGAGGCCGGCGCGGTCAGCGCGGGCGACTGGTGGTACCTGGCTCCGCCCGGACTCGCCATCGCCGTCGTGGCCCTCGCGTTCACGCTGTGCGGACGCGCCGTGGAGTCCGTGCTCAACCCCAGGCTGGGGGTCTCCCGTTGA
- a CDS encoding ABC transporter ATP-binding protein — MNSANKVTETKVTTEQRLLDVRNLEVTYASGAAAVRGVNLSVDAGQKLGVAGESGCGKSTLALALLRLLPAGTKVTGEVLLDGEDVLTMKWGKVRAVRWAGASIVFQGAMHSLNAVHRIGDQIAEPILLHKKATQAGARKKAGELLEQVGLPAARAEAYPHELSGGQRQRVMIAMALACDPRLIIADEPTTALDVMIQAQILRLIEQLVAEQDLGLIMISHDLAVLSDTCDRLAVMYAGRVVEEGPASEVYENAQHPYGKALSAAFPRIGDAASRFAPRGLPGDPPDPSLLPTGCTFHPRCTVALDSCTTEDQALRDAGPRHRAACVHAGAQLPAQPTSAPATAERAP; from the coding sequence TTGAACAGCGCGAACAAGGTGACGGAGACCAAGGTGACGACGGAACAGCGCCTGCTCGACGTAAGAAATCTCGAAGTGACGTACGCCTCCGGGGCGGCCGCCGTGCGCGGCGTGAACCTCTCGGTCGACGCGGGCCAGAAGCTCGGTGTCGCGGGCGAGTCCGGGTGTGGCAAGTCGACGCTCGCGCTCGCGCTCCTTCGGCTGCTGCCCGCGGGCACGAAGGTGACCGGTGAGGTGCTGCTCGACGGCGAGGACGTCCTCACGATGAAGTGGGGCAAGGTCCGCGCGGTGCGCTGGGCGGGCGCGTCGATCGTCTTCCAGGGCGCGATGCACTCGCTCAACGCCGTGCACCGCATCGGCGACCAGATCGCCGAGCCGATCCTGCTGCACAAGAAGGCGACGCAGGCCGGGGCGAGGAAGAAGGCCGGTGAGCTGCTCGAACAGGTGGGGCTGCCTGCCGCCCGCGCGGAGGCCTATCCGCACGAGTTGTCGGGCGGGCAGCGGCAGCGCGTGATGATCGCGATGGCGCTCGCCTGCGATCCCCGCCTGATCATCGCCGACGAGCCGACGACGGCCCTGGACGTGATGATCCAGGCTCAGATCCTGCGCCTGATCGAGCAGTTGGTGGCCGAGCAGGATCTGGGCCTGATCATGATCAGCCATGACCTCGCGGTGCTCTCCGACACCTGCGACCGGCTCGCGGTGATGTACGCGGGCCGCGTCGTCGAGGAGGGCCCGGCCTCCGAGGTCTACGAGAACGCCCAGCACCCGTACGGAAAGGCCCTCTCCGCGGCCTTCCCGCGCATCGGCGACGCGGCCTCCCGCTTCGCGCCGCGCGGCCTGCCCGGCGACCCGCCGGACCCGTCCCTGCTCCCCACGGGCTGTACGTTCCACCCGCGCTGCACGGTCGCCCTCGACTCCTGCACCACGGAGGACCAGGCGCTGCGGGACGCGGGCCCCCGGCACCGCGCGGCGTGCGTGCACGCGGGCGCGCAGCTTCCGGCCCAGCCGACTTCGGCACCGGCGACGGCGGAGCGGGCGCCGTGA
- a CDS encoding ABC transporter ATP-binding protein, producing the protein MTTDDPLLSADPLLSAGDLHITFPGRRGAPPARAVDGVDLDIKPGEIVALVGESGCGKTTLARSLLGLVAPTSGRVTFGGKPLDYAGRALKAYRKRVQLVLQDPSGSLNPRHTVYEAVAEGLRIHGYGGDEQATVADALSRAGLRPPERFFLRYPHELSGGQRQRVVIAGALVLEPELIVADEPVASLDASVRGEILALLLKLREELGLSALVVTHDLGLAWNIADRVAVMYLGRIVETGTVEEVLTSPQHPYTQALLSVLPEAPGDPVVLTGEPPDPSRIPGGCRFHARCQVLASGEAERAGVADRCRTEDLPVLSGGGETQVACHWAAVNVSPSGV; encoded by the coding sequence ATGACCACCGATGACCCCCTGCTGTCGGCTGATCCGCTGTTGTCGGCGGGCGACCTGCACATCACGTTCCCCGGCCGCCGCGGCGCGCCGCCCGCGCGGGCGGTGGACGGCGTCGACCTCGACATCAAGCCGGGCGAGATCGTGGCCCTGGTCGGCGAGTCGGGCTGCGGCAAGACGACCCTGGCGCGTTCCCTGCTCGGCCTGGTGGCGCCCACCTCCGGCAGGGTGACCTTCGGCGGCAAGCCGCTCGACTACGCGGGCCGCGCCCTGAAGGCGTACCGCAAGCGCGTCCAGCTGGTCCTCCAGGACCCCAGCGGCTCCCTGAACCCGCGTCACACGGTGTACGAGGCCGTCGCGGAGGGCCTGCGCATCCACGGGTACGGCGGCGACGAGCAGGCCACGGTCGCTGACGCCCTGTCACGGGCGGGCCTGAGGCCGCCCGAGCGGTTCTTCCTGCGCTATCCGCACGAGCTGTCGGGCGGCCAGCGCCAGCGTGTCGTCATCGCGGGCGCGCTGGTCCTGGAGCCCGAACTGATCGTCGCCGACGAGCCGGTGGCCTCGCTCGACGCGTCCGTACGGGGCGAGATCCTCGCTCTGCTGCTCAAGCTCCGCGAGGAACTCGGCCTGTCCGCGCTGGTGGTGACGCACGACCTGGGTCTCGCGTGGAACATCGCCGACCGCGTGGCGGTGATGTACCTGGGCCGGATCGTCGAGACGGGGACGGTGGAGGAGGTCCTGACCTCGCCTCAGCATCCTTACACCCAGGCGCTGTTGTCCGTACTCCCGGAGGCACCGGGCGACCCCGTGGTCCTCACCGGCGAGCCGCCGGACCCCTCGCGCATCCCGGGCGGCTGCCGCTTCCACGCGCGCTGCCAGGTGCTCGCCTCGGGCGAGGCGGAGCGGGCGGGGGTGGCGGACCGCTGCCGGACGGAGGATCTGCCGGTGCTTTCGGGCGGCGGCGAGACGCAGGTGGCGTGCCACTGGGCGGCGGTCAACGTCAGCCCGTCCGGGGTCTGA
- a CDS encoding bifunctional riboflavin kinase/FAD synthetase, whose amino-acid sequence MQRWRGLEDIPQDWGRSVVTIGSYDGVHRGHQLIIGRAVERARELGVPAVVVTFDPHPSEVVRPGSHPPLLAPHHRRAELMAELGVDALLILPFTTEFSKLSPADFVVKVLVDKLHARVVVEGPNFRFGHKAAGNVAFLTELGATYDYEVDVIDLFVSGEAGGGEPFSSTLTRRLVAEGDVEGASEILGRPHRVEGVVVRGAQRGRELGFPTANVETLPHTAIPADGVYAGWLHAQGEAMPAAISVGTNPQFDGTERTVEAYAIDRVGLDLYGLHVAVDFLAFVRGQAKFDSIDSLLVAIADDVKKARDLIEAAE is encoded by the coding sequence GTGCAGCGCTGGCGTGGCTTGGAGGACATCCCCCAGGACTGGGGGCGCAGCGTCGTCACCATCGGTTCCTACGACGGCGTACACCGCGGACACCAGCTGATCATCGGCCGCGCCGTGGAGCGCGCCCGTGAGCTCGGCGTTCCCGCCGTGGTCGTCACCTTCGACCCGCACCCCTCCGAGGTCGTGCGGCCCGGCAGCCACCCGCCGCTGCTCGCCCCGCACCACCGGCGCGCCGAACTCATGGCGGAGCTCGGCGTGGACGCGCTGCTCATCCTGCCGTTCACCACGGAGTTCTCGAAGCTGTCGCCCGCCGACTTCGTCGTCAAGGTCCTGGTCGACAAGCTGCACGCGCGCGTGGTCGTCGAGGGCCCCAACTTCCGCTTCGGCCACAAGGCCGCGGGCAACGTCGCCTTCCTGACCGAGCTCGGCGCCACGTACGACTACGAGGTCGACGTCATCGACCTGTTCGTGAGCGGCGAGGCCGGCGGCGGTGAGCCCTTCTCCTCCACCCTGACCCGGCGCCTGGTCGCCGAGGGCGACGTGGAGGGCGCCTCCGAGATCCTCGGCCGCCCGCACCGCGTCGAGGGTGTCGTCGTACGCGGCGCGCAGCGCGGGCGTGAACTGGGCTTCCCCACCGCCAACGTGGAGACGCTGCCGCACACGGCCATCCCCGCCGACGGCGTCTACGCGGGGTGGCTGCACGCCCAGGGCGAGGCGATGCCCGCGGCGATCTCCGTCGGCACGAATCCGCAGTTCGACGGGACGGAGCGGACGGTCGAGGCGTACGCGATCGACCGCGTCGGGCTCGATCTGTACGGCCTTCACGTGGCCGTGGACTTCCTCGCCTTCGTGCGCGGGCAGGCGAAGTTCGACTCGATCGACTCGCTTCTCGTCGCCATCGCGGACGACGTGAAGAAGGCGCGTGACCTGATCGAGGCCGCCGAGTAG